Proteins encoded by one window of Oreochromis niloticus isolate F11D_XX linkage group LG17, O_niloticus_UMD_NMBU, whole genome shotgun sequence:
- the LOC109195050 gene encoding uncharacterized protein LOC109195050, with the protein MTAQAILRVILGPDSSQRVMVSPGLPSTVTELEAEIKTQCKIMEPFRLQFMDTLFGNEFVNLTSMAEIQNKATIKIVYTSCQPQDQGEDRFSFPSTSAPDDTSTCDDSTVSLSSPESTSSRSSWPDLFCIPCFTYDVEIKLAKAHVAFKENGMLLIPDPKLKSDILQGLIQEVVKHTVYPTDSKFDQVAEALILKHPCLKEKGSPSGYAGWKMSLKYKLANYRTHLWKAGCPEVCVNSLKNKPPEKCSPAFDVKRPKRGEVDYCPSLPFGESKQSLEKMRVELLSDVKKRNNRETVMSKMNRTFALRRQEVIFDAPMICNLQERWPGLFHPAEINAEFKRITTMPLQSRFLSQLDYLSESLLKVFAKRSGQQGKKLKDIAAMMTDDIVACRESLIKGLCVYLNENPDIFMQEYTDMTEATALSAIEKTTVGIYVSRDTPGNYSFDVGIIIEGVVVLKDLDNVAIAVAMLFGLLYSVNMSYPSQLRYTFEVIQKVVMGLDATELSRKAQNFKTKLLM; encoded by the exons ATGACAGCTCAAGCTATTCTGAGAGTTATCCTTGGACCAGACAGTAGTCAGAGGGTGATGGTTTCTCCTGGTCTGCCTTCAACTGTCACTGAACTGGAGGCTGAAATAAAGACTCAGTGCAAAATAATGGAACCCTTCCGACTACAGTTCATGGACACACTTTTTGGCAATGAGTTTGTGAACTTAACTtcaatggcagaaatacaaaacaaagcaacaatCAAAATTGTATACACATCCTGCCAACCTCAAGACCAAGGTGAAGACAGGTTTTCTTTTCCATCAACGAGTGCTCCTGATGACACATCTACTTGTGATGACAGCACTGTGAGTCTTTCATCTCCAGAGTCTACATCATCACGGTCTTCATGGCCAGATTTGTTTTGCATTCCCTGTTTCACATATGATGTGGAAATTAAGCTTGCAAAGGCCCATGTAGCATTTAAAGAAAATGGTATGCTGCTGATCCCTGATCCAAAGCTTAAGTCCGACATTTTGCAGGGTCTAATCCAGGAGGTAGTCAAGCACACAGTCTACCCCACAGACAGTAAGTTTGACCAAGTTGCAGAGGCCCTTATCCTGAAGCATCCATGTTTGAAAGAAAAAGGTTCACCCAGTGGCTATGCGGGATGGAAGATGAGCCTCAAATACAAGTTAGCAAACTACCGCACACATCTCTGGAAAGCAGGATGTCCTGAAGTATGTGTGAATTCCTTGAAAAATAAGCCACCAGAGAAATGTTCCCCTGCCTTTGATGTTAAGCGACCAAAGAGGGGTGAAGTGGATTACTGCCCCTCTCTTCCATTTGGAGAAA gTAAACAGTCCCTTGAGAAGATGAGGGTCGAACTCCTTTCAGATGTGAAGAAGCGCAACAACAGAGAGACAGTTATGAGTAAAATGAACAGAACATTTGCACTGAGAAGACAAGAAGTCATTTTTGATGCTCCCATGATCTGCAATTTACAAGAGAGATGGCCGGGTCTTTTTCATCCAGCAGAG ATAAATGCAGAGTTCAAGCGCATCACAACCATGCCTTTGCAGTCAAGGTTTCTGTCCCAGCTTGACTATCTCTCTGAAAGTCTGCTAAAAGTGTTTGCAAAGAGATCAGGGCAGCAGGGCAAAAAGCTAAAGGATATAGCTGCCATGATGACA GATGACATTGTTGCTTGTAGGGAGTCCCTAATCAAAGGACTATGCGTCTATCTGAATGAAAATCCCGACATCTTCATGCAGGAGTACACG GACATGACTGAGGCCACTGCACTGAGTGCCATAGAGAAAACAACAGTGGGCATCTATGTCTCCAGAGACACACCAGGCAATTACTCTTTTGATGTTGGCATCATCATCGAGGGTGTGGTGGTTCTTAAGGACCTGGATAATGTGGCCATTGCAGTAGCCATGCTTTTCGGACTGCTTTACTCTGTCAACATGAGTTACCCATCACAGCTCCGCTACACCTTTGAGGTGATTCAGAAGGTGGTAATGGGATTGGATGCAACTGAACTCTCAAGAAAAGCACAAAACTTTAAGACAAAACTGCTCATGTAA
- the LOC102082087 gene encoding alanine aminotransferase 2 isoform X2, with translation MSTVQEVNSRVRGIRAPVNLQGLAACISEQIAQVMAVCLYPELLKEKSLPLDVRQRAQKLLDMCSGGSVGSYSTTSIGLPEVQKSISEFITRRDGGVLSHPEDIILTIGSQKGLSVFLNLLTSGEGKTQTGVLTPMPCPHTLPMLLDMTGLALVPYRLFEEQGWAVNLDELHRALEAGRVHCEPKAIYISNPGNPTGYVQDRETIEKVIRFAATNCLIILAEEVHQGSVYGQDKEFISYKKVLSEMGKTYAETMELVSFHSISTAYIGECGLRGGYMEVVNIDPAVKKCLNFTPSAPVLPQLALELSLNPPRPEDSSYNSYTQEIHHIEDTLSQNAKRALEFLNRVEGMSCQPSMAGPFLYPRVHLPPHMVEEAKRLGVKADVLYCQRLLEEEGICVGAGCENGQEDKNYHIRLCIMTPPSTLEEILARLRSFHHHLLEKL, from the exons ATGAGCACTGTGCAGGAAGTGAATTCCAGGGTGCGTGGGATCCGAGCCCCAGTGAACCTGCAGGGTCTAGCTGCATGCATCTCAGAGCAGATTGCACAG GTTATGGCAGTGTGTCTGTACCCTGAGCtcctaaaagaaaaaagcctTCCTCTGGACGTCAGGCAGAGGGCACAGAAGCTTCTGGACATGTGTTCTGGAGGGAGTGTGG GTTCATACTCCACAACCTCAATAGGTTTACCAGAAGTCCAGAAAAGCATTTCTGAATTTATCACAAGGCGAGACGGTGGGGTGCTTTCTCATCCAGAAGACATCATCTTAACTATTGGCTCACAGAAGGGTTTGTCG GTGTTTTTGAACCTGCTTACCAGCGGAGAGGGCAAAACTCAGACAGGTGTGCTGACCCCCATGCCCTGTCCACATACTCTGCCCATGCTGCTGGACATGACTGGGCTGGCACTGGTTCCGTATCGTCTTTTTGAGGAACAAGGCTGGGCTGTAAACCTGGATGAGCTGCATAGAGCTTTAGAGGCAGGAAGAGTCCACTGTGAGCCCAAAGCCATATACATCAGCAACCCAGGAAATCCTACAG GTTACGTGCAAGACAGAGAGACTATTGAGAAAGTGATTCGCTTTGCTGCTACCAACTGCCTCATCATACTGGCTGAAGAG GTGCACCAGGGCAGTGTGTATGGCCAGGACAAAGAATTTATTTCCTACAAGAAAGTGCTGTCTGAGATGGGTAAAACTTATGCTGAGACAATGGAGCTGGTGTCTTTCCATTCAATATCCACAGCCTACATAGGAGA GTGTGGTCTGAGAGGAGGGTATATGGAGGTAGTCAACATTGACCCAGCAGTGAAAAAGTGTTTAAATTTCACTCCCAGTGCTCCAGTGTTACCACAGCTGGCACTGGAACTTAGTCTTAATCCACCTAGACCTGAAGATTCTTCCTATAACTCATACACACAG GAGATTCATCATATTGAGGATACTCTTTCCCAGAATGCTAAACGAGCACTTGAGTTTCTGAATAGAGTGGAAGGGATGAGCTGTCAGCCATCAATGGCAGGACCCTTTCTTTATCCCCGGGTACACTTGCCACCTCACATGGTAGAGGAGGCCAAG AGGTTGGGAGTGAAGGCGGACGTGCTTTACTGTCAGAGGTTGCTGGAAGAAGAGGGTATTTGTGTGGGAGCAGGTTGTGAGAATGGACAGGAAGATAAAAACTATCACATCAG GCTGTGTATTATGACTCCTCCTTCCACTCTGGAGGAGATCTTGGCACGACTTCGTTCTTTCCACCATCACCTGCTGGAAAAACTGTAG
- the LOC102082087 gene encoding alanine aminotransferase 2 isoform X1 produces MSTVQEVNSRVRGIRAPVNLQGLAACISEQIAQGVKKPFKSVIDVSSGDPHKAGMPPISFIRQVMAVCLYPELLKEKSLPLDVRQRAQKLLDMCSGGSVGSYSTTSIGLPEVQKSISEFITRRDGGVLSHPEDIILTIGSQKGLSVFLNLLTSGEGKTQTGVLTPMPCPHTLPMLLDMTGLALVPYRLFEEQGWAVNLDELHRALEAGRVHCEPKAIYISNPGNPTGYVQDRETIEKVIRFAATNCLIILAEEVHQGSVYGQDKEFISYKKVLSEMGKTYAETMELVSFHSISTAYIGECGLRGGYMEVVNIDPAVKKCLNFTPSAPVLPQLALELSLNPPRPEDSSYNSYTQEIHHIEDTLSQNAKRALEFLNRVEGMSCQPSMAGPFLYPRVHLPPHMVEEAKRLGVKADVLYCQRLLEEEGICVGAGCENGQEDKNYHIRLCIMTPPSTLEEILARLRSFHHHLLEKL; encoded by the exons ATGAGCACTGTGCAGGAAGTGAATTCCAGGGTGCGTGGGATCCGAGCCCCAGTGAACCTGCAGGGTCTAGCTGCATGCATCTCAGAGCAGATTGCACAG GGTGTAAAAAAACCCTTCAAGAGTGTGATTGATGTCAGCTCAGGTGATCCACACAAGGCAGGAATGCCGCCTATCTCATTTATTCGCCAG GTTATGGCAGTGTGTCTGTACCCTGAGCtcctaaaagaaaaaagcctTCCTCTGGACGTCAGGCAGAGGGCACAGAAGCTTCTGGACATGTGTTCTGGAGGGAGTGTGG GTTCATACTCCACAACCTCAATAGGTTTACCAGAAGTCCAGAAAAGCATTTCTGAATTTATCACAAGGCGAGACGGTGGGGTGCTTTCTCATCCAGAAGACATCATCTTAACTATTGGCTCACAGAAGGGTTTGTCG GTGTTTTTGAACCTGCTTACCAGCGGAGAGGGCAAAACTCAGACAGGTGTGCTGACCCCCATGCCCTGTCCACATACTCTGCCCATGCTGCTGGACATGACTGGGCTGGCACTGGTTCCGTATCGTCTTTTTGAGGAACAAGGCTGGGCTGTAAACCTGGATGAGCTGCATAGAGCTTTAGAGGCAGGAAGAGTCCACTGTGAGCCCAAAGCCATATACATCAGCAACCCAGGAAATCCTACAG GTTACGTGCAAGACAGAGAGACTATTGAGAAAGTGATTCGCTTTGCTGCTACCAACTGCCTCATCATACTGGCTGAAGAG GTGCACCAGGGCAGTGTGTATGGCCAGGACAAAGAATTTATTTCCTACAAGAAAGTGCTGTCTGAGATGGGTAAAACTTATGCTGAGACAATGGAGCTGGTGTCTTTCCATTCAATATCCACAGCCTACATAGGAGA GTGTGGTCTGAGAGGAGGGTATATGGAGGTAGTCAACATTGACCCAGCAGTGAAAAAGTGTTTAAATTTCACTCCCAGTGCTCCAGTGTTACCACAGCTGGCACTGGAACTTAGTCTTAATCCACCTAGACCTGAAGATTCTTCCTATAACTCATACACACAG GAGATTCATCATATTGAGGATACTCTTTCCCAGAATGCTAAACGAGCACTTGAGTTTCTGAATAGAGTGGAAGGGATGAGCTGTCAGCCATCAATGGCAGGACCCTTTCTTTATCCCCGGGTACACTTGCCACCTCACATGGTAGAGGAGGCCAAG AGGTTGGGAGTGAAGGCGGACGTGCTTTACTGTCAGAGGTTGCTGGAAGAAGAGGGTATTTGTGTGGGAGCAGGTTGTGAGAATGGACAGGAAGATAAAAACTATCACATCAG GCTGTGTATTATGACTCCTCCTTCCACTCTGGAGGAGATCTTGGCACGACTTCGTTCTTTCCACCATCACCTGCTGGAAAAACTGTAG